The Rhodococcus sp. ABRD24 genome contains the following window.
GGCGTCGAGCGCGGTGGCGCGTACGCAGTAGTCGATAGCGATCCCGACGATGTCGACGGCGCCGATACGATGGCGCCGCACCCAGTCGGCGAGGAATTCGCCGGTGGGGGACGCACCCTCGAAACCGGAGTACGCGGCGCTGTACTCGCCCTTGGAGAACACCTCCTCGACTGCGCCCAGTTCCAGGGCGGGGTGGAACTGCGCTCCCGGTGTGCCCGCGCGGCAGTGCGGCGGCCACGTGCCGACGAAATCGGGCTCGCCGGAAAAGTGTGCACCGGGGTCGATGTGATGGTCGCGGGTCGCGACGATTGCCGCGTAGCCGGCACCGGACAGCAGGTCGTTGACAGCGGCGGCCACCTCGCCCCCGCCCGCCACCGCGAGGGAACCGCCTTCGCAGAAGTCGTTCTGCACGTCGGTGACGATCAGTGCCCGGCGAACCACGACTGCTCCCGGATCGTCTTGGTCGGCTCAGCCTCCGGGATTGTTTTGGTCGGCTCAGCCTCCGGGACGAACCTGGTCGGCTCAGCCTCCGGGACGAACCTGGTCGGCACCGCCGGATCGCCGTGCGAGAGCTTGAGCCCCTCCCACGGCAGGCTGATCAGAGCCTCTGCGAGGAACTTGCGGGCGTCCTCGAGAGTCGGCAGGCCCGCGACCGTCTCCCCGCCGCGGACGATGGGGATCAATAGTTCCCGGGCATCGAGATCCCCGGCGTCCGGTGTCACCGCACTCGCAGGGAACAGGACCTCCTCGACAACGGTGCCGGATGGCCGGCTCATCCGCACCGCCCGCTTGGTGCCGCCGCGGGACTGCTTGTGGCTGCTGCGCTTCTCGACGGGCAGCCCATCGACCTCGACGAGCTTGTAGACCATCCCGGCAGTGGGGGCGCCGGACCCGGTGACCAGCGACGTGCCGACCCCGTAGGCGTCGACCGGTTCGGCCCGCAGCGCGGCAATGGCGTACTCGTCGAGGTCGCCCGACACCACGATTTTGGTGCTGGTGGCGCCGAGGTCGTCGAGTTGCTTGCGCACCTGCCGGGCCAGGACACCGAGATCACCCGAGTCGATGCGTACGCCGCCGAGTTCGGGGCCGGCCGCGGCCACTGCATTCTCGACGCCACGGGTGATGTCGTAGGTGTCGACCAGCAGGGTGGTGCCGACGCCGAGGGCCGCGACCTGGGCCCGGAAGGCGGCCGCCTCGTCAGGGCCGTCGACGGTGGTGTGCAGGAGTGTGAACGCGTGCGCGCTCGTTCCGGCTCCAGGCACCCCGTACCGGCGCACTGCCTCGAGATTCGACGTCGCATCGAAGCCCGCCAGGTAGGCGGCGCGGGCGCATGCGACAGCGGACTCCTCGTGGGTGCGGCGAGATCCCATCTCGATCAGCCCTCGGCCGTCGGCCGCACTCACCATTCGCGCGGCGGCGGACGCGATCGCGCTGTCGTGATTCAGGATCGACAACACCAGCGTCTCGAGTAGGACACATTCGGCGAACGTGCCCCGCACCGAGAGAATCGGCGAACCGGGGAAGTAGAGGTCACCCTCGCGGTAGCCGTCGATGTCGCCGGTGAAGCGGAAGTCCCGCAGCCAGTTCACCGTCGCCGAGTCGAGGAATCGGGACACGATCGAGAGTTCGGGCTCGCCGAATCGGAACCGGGACAGCGCGTCCGGCAGCCGACCCGTACCGCCCACCACGCCGTAGCGGCGCCCATCGGGCAATCGGCGCGCGAACACCTCGAAACTGCACTGACGGTGCGCCGAGCCGTCCGCGAGCGCAGCCGAGAGCATCGTCAGCTCGTACTGATCGGTGAGAAGCGCCGTGTTCAGCGGGAATCCGCCGCTCGCTGCGGGAACGTGTACCACGGTTCCAACTGTACGATTCGGCGAGCGGATGCGGGTGTCGAGTTCCAGTCACACGCCGTACGCTGGAGCCATGGCGCCGCGCTCGACAACGACTCTCCCGATCGCGATTCCGATCGGCAAGATGCCCGCCCCCGCGCCTCAGGTCACTCCCGCCGATGCGGAAATCGAGGAGATGACCGAGGCGCAGGATCGGCCGTGGGTGACTATCGTCTGGGACGATCCGGTCAACCTCATGCACTACGTGACGTACATCTTCCAGAAGCTGTTCGGCTACAGCAAAGCCAAGGCGACGGACCTGATGATGCAGGTCCACAAGGAAGGCAAGGCCGTCGTTTCCAGCGGATCCCGCGACAAGGTCGAGAACGACGTGCGCAAGCTGCATGCGGCCGGACTGTGGGCCACGATGCAGCGTGACAGCAGCTAGACCCTCCCCTCGACGTAAGGAACCCGGGAACTGACGTGCGGACTTGGACCAGGAAAAACTCACTCGGCGGCCTGAAATT
Protein-coding sequences here:
- the clpS gene encoding ATP-dependent Clp protease adapter ClpS, whose amino-acid sequence is MAPRSTTTLPIAIPIGKMPAPAPQVTPADAEIEEMTEAQDRPWVTIVWDDPVNLMHYVTYIFQKLFGYSKAKATDLMMQVHKEGKAVVSSGSRDKVENDVRKLHAAGLWATMQRDSS
- a CDS encoding nicotinate phosphoribosyltransferase, with translation MLSAALADGSAHRQCSFEVFARRLPDGRRYGVVGGTGRLPDALSRFRFGEPELSIVSRFLDSATVNWLRDFRFTGDIDGYREGDLYFPGSPILSVRGTFAECVLLETLVLSILNHDSAIASAAARMVSAADGRGLIEMGSRRTHEESAVACARAAYLAGFDATSNLEAVRRYGVPGAGTSAHAFTLLHTTVDGPDEAAAFRAQVAALGVGTTLLVDTYDITRGVENAVAAAGPELGGVRIDSGDLGVLARQVRKQLDDLGATSTKIVVSGDLDEYAIAALRAEPVDAYGVGTSLVTGSGAPTAGMVYKLVEVDGLPVEKRSSHKQSRGGTKRAVRMSRPSGTVVEEVLFPASAVTPDAGDLDARELLIPIVRGGETVAGLPTLEDARKFLAEALISLPWEGLKLSHGDPAVPTRFVPEAEPTRFVPEAEPTKTIPEAEPTKTIREQSWFAGH
- a CDS encoding isochorismatase family protein, whose translation is MVRRALIVTDVQNDFCEGGSLAVAGGGEVAAAVNDLLSGAGYAAIVATRDHHIDPGAHFSGEPDFVGTWPPHCRAGTPGAQFHPALELGAVEEVFSKGEYSAAYSGFEGASPTGEFLADWVRRHRIGAVDIVGIAIDYCVRATALDAVREGFDTRVLLDYTAGVSPATTDAALTDLRRAGVNLVGQVADRT